The following proteins are encoded in a genomic region of Corticium candelabrum chromosome 19, ooCorCand1.1, whole genome shotgun sequence:
- the LOC134194605 gene encoding uncharacterized protein LOC134194605, whose product MRNERREPVALKLHGVKSSVGDLILTVSVVTLSGAPHPTIYPTCFGKTMPPDWTVNVRNRTVMTVLRASENYEKRLKYLGVRRNTMKNLDLAHMNMKRTDVTNFRVRFQVDVPSATAGVLQPVFAETRQVHAVCPGTMTKLRKFRECQLQMQARRALAKHERQRQPKRL is encoded by the exons ATGCGAAATGAACGCAGAGAACCGGTTGCTCTcaag TTGCACGGCGTGAAGTCATCCGTCGGCGATTTGATTTTGACCGTCAGTGTTGTGACTCTTTCTGGTGCACCTCACCCCACCATCTATCCGACGTGCTTTGGCAAGACGATGCCGCCGGACTGGACAGTGAACGTGAGGAACAGGACGGTAATGACCGTTTTACGAGCGTCCGAAAACTACGAAAAAAG GCTAAAATACCTGGGCGTGAGACGAAACACAATGAAAAACCTGGATCTGGCTCACATGAACATGAAGCGGACCGACGTCACTAACTTTCGTGTACGCTTTCAAGTCGACGTGCCATCCGCTACCGCGGGAGTCTTGCAGCCCGTCTTCGCAGAGACTCGTCAAGTACACGCCGTCTGCCCGGGAACGATGACGAAACTGCGTAAATTCAGAGAATGCCAGTTGCAAATGCAGGCAAGACGAGCACTCGCCAAACACGAACGACAGCGTCAACCAAAGAGGCTCTAG